The following nucleotide sequence is from Gemmatimonadaceae bacterium.
GTTCGAGGTGCCGTACCGTTTCATCGGACGCGAGATCGTGGTGCTTCCCGTCGACCCACACGGCCCCATTCGGGCGCTGCATGAGCGGCTGAAAGGGACCGGGCTATCGTATGAACTGGCGCGCTATCCGTTCACGCCACACTGCACGCTCAGTTTCTATCCCACGCTCACGCCCGACAACGTACGCGCCCTGATGGCGGTGCGCGTGGATGAGCCCTTTGTGATCGACACGCTGCGCGTGTATCACACCCGTGCGCCGCAAGCCCCGGTGCACCTGCTCGATATTGCGCTGACCGGCAGCGCCTGACCGCCGCCGGACGGCATTTGCCGTCCCATCGCAAGTCGTCGCGGTCTACGGACGTTCAGGTGGCGGGGACTCGCTCACCGGCAGGTCGGTACGCAGGCGCTGCACGAACGCCCCGGCATGTCCCCAGAAATGCGCGCTGTCATTCAGGAATGCGCGCATATGCCCGCCCTTGAGTTCCACCCACTCCTTGGGGGCGCTGGCCGCCGCGAACAGGCGCTGACCGTGCGCGTAGGGGACGATGCGGTCGTCGCTCGCGTGCATGATCAGCTTGGGCACGGCGACGCGGGCGATCTTGTCGAGATTGTCGAAGCGCTGCGACGCGATCAGGCGCACGGGAAACCACGGATACATCGCGGCGCCGATGTCGGGCGCGGACGTGAAGGCCCCTTCGATGATCAGGCCGCCCGCCTGCACGTGCAGGGCCAGTTCGGTGGCGACGCCGGATCCCAACGAATGCCCGTAGATGA
It contains:
- a CDS encoding 2'-5' RNA ligase family protein — protein: MSTNGIFITAELVGPVGERLRELQRRFDPKLANELPPHITLLGSSGAGPIRADTPKEELRAALTPVGAETRPLHLRFEVPYRFIGREIVVLPVDPHGPIRALHERLKGTGLSYELARYPFTPHCTLSFYPTLTPDNVRALMAVRVDEPFVIDTLRVYHTRAPQAPVHLLDIALTGSA